The following is a genomic window from Sulfuricurvum sp..
TTTTTGCTTATACCGGCGTACACGTCTGATCTTCTGACTTTGGGAATTTTTCTTGCTCCAGTTTTAGCATTCGTCGGATGGATGACGACACGGCCTAAGTTAGCGATTTTTTCGTTCGGTTTTGTCTTTATGTTTATGAGTCAGTGTGCGCTTGACCCACTGTATAAGATTGACCCTACCAAATTTTTGGAGAGCTCTCTGGCGGCATTGATCGGTGTAATCTTCGGCGGCATGGCCTATTTACTCGTCAATTTTTGGTCGTGTTCCTTGACACAGCAACGGGTCTCTAAGATCCTTCGACGGCAGATCATGCGGGTGTGTGAAGGGGAATTAACGATAGAGAGAGGTGCATTGGAGAGTACCGGACGGGATTTGGTGCAGCAGTTTTCGACACAGGGGCGGCTCAATATGCGTTCCAGCCGTTTGGTGTTTGAATGGCTTTTGGCGACGCTCGAAATCGGACGCGCGATTTTAATGATACGTCGGAGTTTGAAACGGCTTCAAGAAGATTTTCATTCGATTCATCTCACGATTGCGTTGGAATCGATAAAGAGCTATTTTGAATCGCCCCAAGATTCAGCGCGTGAAACGTTATTGAACCGATTGGATGCTGCGCTCATTGTTCTTCGCAGCGGTACATTCCCCAGTGAAAAAGCTCAGTTAAAACGGTATGAGACCCTTATCATTGAATTTTCGTTGATTCGTACGATCATTTTTAATTCGACGACATTCCCTCTGATGAAGGAGGACTCATGCCGCTAGATATAACGCTTTTCGGGATCCAAATGCCGACTCTATTGCCGATTTTTGCATTCAGTGCCGTGTTGCAGATTTTAGTTGATCGGATCATGTCGGATACCGGATTTTACACCTATGTATGGCATCCGGGGCTGTTTCGGACGGCGATATTCGTCTGTTTGTTTACGATACCGTGTTTACTGATTTATCGCTAAGGAAATTACCATGAATAAAAATACCAAACTTGCCAAACTTTTCCGTTTTGCCATCACCTTTGCGGTTGTTTCTCTCGCCGTATTTTTAGGGATGATGTTATGGGACAACTACATGAACAGTGCGTGGACGCGTGATGGTCGTGTCCGTGCCGATGTCGTGATGATCGCGCCAGATGTCGGGGGACTGGTGAATCATGTCGCTGTCGTCGATAATCAGTTTGTTCATAAAGGTGATTTGCTCTATCAAATCGATGACGTCCGTTTTCACCATGCACTTACCGCAGCTATTGCGATTGCTCAAACGTGCAAAGCCGAATATGAGATGAAAAAACATCAATCTTCTCGACGAAATGCTGCGGATGATGAGGTTGTATCTGCGGAAAGTCGTGATGATGCTTCGTATGATGCTCAGATTGCCAGAGCGAAATATGAAGAGGCGATGGCACAGGTTGAGACTGCAAAACTCAATGTCGAACGTTCCTCTGTTCGTGCTTCAACTGATGGGTGGGTGTCGAATCTCCTCCTGCGCAAAGGGGACTATGTCCAAGCGGGCGAGAAACGCCTCGCTCTCATTACCGGTGGATCGTTTTGGGTGTATGGTTATTTTGAGGAACATAAACTCTCACTGATCCACATCGGAGATCAAGCACAGATGAAGATGTTAGGAACCAAATATGTGATGAAGGGTCATGTGGAGAGTATCGCACGAGGGATTGCGGATAGAGATAACACGACGGATGGGCGTTTATTGGCGAACGTTAATCCGATTTTTACGTGGGTGCGATTGGCTCAGCGTGTTCCGGTTCGGATTCATATCGATGAGGTGCCACAAGGGCTGAACCTCAGTGCGGGAATGACCTGCTCGGTGAGTATTCTTCCGAAACAATCCGATCAAAGGAGTGCCCATAAGCAATAAGAGAGATACGCTTATCGATAGTATAAAAAAATTAAAAAACAAGGAAATACAATGACGAAAAAGGCAGCGGGATTAATACTGGTAGGAGTGCTAAGTGCGGGTTTTGCCGATACGCTATCCGAGGGTAAAGCGGCATTGGATCAAAAGCGCTATACCGATGCTCTTAGTGCATTTACTCAATCGTGTGAGAGTGGGAATGCTAAGGGGTGCTTGAGTCTGGGAAGCATGTATGAAAACGGGATCGGCACAGCACAAAACAAATACAAAGCTTCAACGCTCTACGCACAAGCATGTCGCGCTAAAGAAGCGCTTGGGTGTGCCAATATGGCACTCTCTTACGATACTCCTTGAGGGGAAGGGAAATAACCATGAAACGATATTATGCCGCGTTGAGCTTGAGTCTGTATTTGATCGGAAACAGTGCATCGGCAGCGGTAGTGGTGAGTGTCAATGATGATGAGATCACCACAGAAGAGGTGAACAAAGTATTGATGGAAGGGACTCAAGGGCATTTTGACTCGCTTCCTCCCGACAAACAAAATGAATTGCGTCATCGGATTATCGAGGGGATGATTGCCCAAGAACTCGTGTACGATGATGCTCAAAAAACAGGGGTGCTTGATTCCAAAGAGTATAAGCAAGAATTAGAAGCTTTGCTCAGTCGTCTAAAGATGCAACTCGTGGCAAAGTTGTGGGAACAAGAGCAGTTTGAAGCAATCAAAGTGGATACCAAAGAAGTCAAAAATTATTATGATGCGAATCCGAATGAATTTATCGATAAAGAGAAAATTCATGCTCGCCATATTTTAGTCAAAAGCAAAGCTGAGGCCGAGTCGATCATTGCTGTTTTGAAACCACTGAGCGGGGAAAAACTTAAAAGTGAGTTTATGGCTCAGGCGAGATCAAAATCAAT
Proteins encoded in this region:
- a CDS encoding biotin/lipoyl-binding protein, with the translated sequence MNKNTKLAKLFRFAITFAVVSLAVFLGMMLWDNYMNSAWTRDGRVRADVVMIAPDVGGLVNHVAVVDNQFVHKGDLLYQIDDVRFHHALTAAIAIAQTCKAEYEMKKHQSSRRNAADDEVVSAESRDDASYDAQIARAKYEEAMAQVETAKLNVERSSVRASTDGWVSNLLLRKGDYVQAGEKRLALITGGSFWVYGYFEEHKLSLIHIGDQAQMKMLGTKYVMKGHVESIARGIADRDNTTDGRLLANVNPIFTWVRLAQRVPVRIHIDEVPQGLNLSAGMTCSVSILPKQSDQRSAHKQ
- a CDS encoding DUF1656 domain-containing protein — protein: MPLDITLFGIQMPTLLPIFAFSAVLQILVDRIMSDTGFYTYVWHPGLFRTAIFVCLFTIPCLLIYR
- a CDS encoding peptidylprolyl isomerase; this translates as MKRYYAALSLSLYLIGNSASAAVVVSVNDDEITTEEVNKVLMEGTQGHFDSLPPDKQNELRHRIIEGMIAQELVYDDAQKTGVLDSKEYKQELEALLSRLKMQLVAKLWEQEQFEAIKVDTKEVKNYYDANPNEFIDKEKIHARHILVKSKAEAESIIAVLKPLSGEKLKSEFMAQARSKSIGPSAARGGDLGYFPRGQMIPAFNDAAFALRVGSISYVPVQSQFGYHVIYIEDRKAAKKMGYDMVKNIIEQHLKMDKFKVVMEKKMAALHEKAKITYSK